From the genome of Thermoproteales archaeon:
TATTCTGATCCTTCGTCCTTGCAGATCAGTACCTCTTATGCATGCAAAATCTGGCTTTAAAACAATTTCTTCTATATCGGCTATTATGCAGTCAATTTGTGACTTGTTGATAAAATATTCTAAAGTTGGTAAATCATCTTCTGCTGCTAGCTCTATGTTACCATCAGTACTTACATAAAGCTCGATTTTCCCTCGGTAATCCTTAGTATAGCCTCTCGTTATTTTAATTACATCTCCAGGCTTTATCCCCCTTACGAGATTTGTTTGCTCATTCCATAGCACTAGGGTGATGGTTCCTGTATCATCCCCAATTATAATCCTTATGTAACGATATTCTCTATTGTTTCTAAAGAATGAGACTTCTTTGTCTATTTTTAACACTCTAGCTACAAGATTTACGTTTCGTAAACCTGAAATAAGATCTTTAATTTTGAGCTTAGCTATTTTCGGCTTTTCTCCTTTTAGATTTATTCCAAGTTCTTTAGCAATCATTAACGCAACAACGTGCTCGTCTATTAATCCTCCCAATTCCTTTGTTTTCTCTTCTATCATTCGTTTTACCTGTTCAAAGTTAAGCGATGGTTTTTCCTTGACTATCCAGGATATTATCTTGTTTACTTCTTTTTCGCTATTCACCATATCAGAGACCATTATGCTTTATTTATTTTAGCTATAGAACAAGTTTTAATAGTGTACAACCTTATTTATCTATAAACTTGATAAATATGTCTTTTAAAAAATTGACTTTTTCCTTATCTTCAATTGTTTTTTCCTTGTATAGTCTATTTTTTTCAGCAATTTCTCTAGCTTGGATATGATAACATCGCGACGTTAATCTTCTTAGCTTAACATTAACAATGAAATCTCTACATGAACAGTACATTCCTGGTATAACAATGTACATGTTTTTGAATTTGTGTCCGTAAACGATCCAGAAAATAGTGCCACTGGGTTGGAATACAAACTTGGTAACTCTACCCTCTCTAGCTGCTTTATAAGCTTCCTTTTTTATGCGTTTTTCTCTAAGCGATGTCAATGCCTGCCACTATCCGCTACTTTTCAAATATTAATTCTTTACCGTTTTCGGGAAAATAAACTTTTAAACCCGTGTTTTTAATACATGAGCTTATGAAATTTTCTCCCTCATCTTCGCTGCTATGTACTAATATAATTTTTGCATGTTGTGATAAGGCGTTTATGACGTCACATAATCCTTTCCTGCTTATATGAGATGAAAAGTCAAACCACTCGATTCTTGCCCTAACAGGTCCCACTCCTTTCCTTGTAGAAAAAACTCCCTCCTCGATAATTCTTCTAGCAGGAGTCTCTTCTATTAAATAACTTACAAAGAACACGGCGTTTTTAGGATTATCAAAAATTTTTTCCATATAAAACACGGATGCCCCTCCCTTCAACATTCCTGCCGGAGAAATTATTATACTCGGCCTCTTTATAGCTCTTTTACGCATTTGCCATCCAGAAATAATTTTTACGCGTTTAAAAGCCTCTTCAAATAGTTCTGGATTCCCCAAATACTCTCTGTAATGATACATAAGTTCTGCTATTGCTCGTGCCATTCCATCAATATATATCGGATACCCAATATCATATTTGGCAAGAACGCACATAATTTCCTGCGACCGCCCAACCGCAAAAGCGGGTATAAGCACAGTACCCCCATTGTCAAGTACTTCTTTCAACTTTTCTACGAAAATTTTCTCTATTTTATCTCTAGATGGATGGTCGAAATTCGCGTATGTCCCCTCTGTTATTAAAATATCCACGTCTTTTAACACGTTCAAATCAGCACCTTTGAGAAGACACGTATTCGTCGTATTGTAATCCCCAGTATATAGTATGTTTAGTCCGTCTAATCTAATCTTAAACATGCAACTACCAGGTATGTGACCAGCATCAATTACCTCAATTTCCGCATCTTTAATGGAAATAGATTCGCCATAGTTCACTAGCTTTACATGGCGAACCATATTTTCCAGCTCAATCATCTCAAATGGTACGTAAAATTTTGATATCTTTAGAAAATCTCTGATAAGGATACTGGAAAATTCTAGCGTAAGCACGGTGGTGTATAATGGTTTTGCTTCGCTTATATACAGAAATGGCAATGCTCCAGAATGGTCTAAATGTGCATGAGTTAAAAAAACAGCATCCAATGATTTTGGACTTACGTGAAGTGGAAAACTAGGCTCTTCTTTGCCGATAGCTACTCCATAATCGAAAAGTAGCCTAGTATCTTTATGCTCTATCATAATTGCAGAACGCCCTACTTCCCTCCCCGCTCCTAAGATTTTTATCTTCGTCTGTTTTTTTCTTCTCTTTAAAACCATTACTAACACCGTTTCCCTATGGGAAATGCCAAATGTTAATAATATATCTCTCGTCTCCTAGCTTAACTCCCAGTAATCTCTTAGGTTTCGAAAGATGTCTATAAGCCGATGGAGAAGAAAGATAAAGACCAGGCTCTAAGATTCTCGCTTTTAAAATTTTTTCTTTAGTAATAGTTTTGGATTTAAAACCACATTTCGGACATTTAAATCCTTTATTTTTACCTGCAGATTTCATTCTATAGTTACAATTGGGACACCTTGGATTTCTAATCTCCTCTCTCAATACTAGTTTTTTAATTCTCAATGTTTCCGCATTAACCGTAAGACCATGTTTACTACTGGCCGGCCTAACCCCTCCCCCAATTTCAACAAAATCCCCCGGCATTAAGAGCCTAGCTACACGATTTAAAAAAATTGTTTCTTTGTAAAATATGCAATCCACTTCTCCGCTTTCGTCTCTAATTTTAACTTTTACATGACCTCCTCTCAATATAGTTGGAAAAACTAACACACTCCCGGTAATTTTACACGAATCATAAGGTTTTAGAGATGCAATATTTTTATGTTTTCTTAAATGCGCACCTGTTCCCTGATTTGTTTTGTATATAATCCATCGCTCGGCATCGCCTAATTCATCTATCATATTCTTTGCTATTTGATTCAAGACTATTGGATTGACGCTTCTTATCCCTAACAATACGGGATCTGGCCCGTGAGGCACAACGAGTAATCTATCTGTCGAAAAATCTATGTTAGCGAATAAAACTTCTCTAAATTTCCTATCCAAGACTTTTATTTTTTCATAGCTAACTTTTCTATCCTTAATTTGCCTCGGATTTCTATAGACTAATAATTCAAACGTATATTCATGCAGAGGATGCGCCCCTATAGCTGCAAGAGCACCCACTATACCTCTATCATTTCCCCTTAATACAAAGTAGTCAATCCCAAGTCTTTCCGCTAATTTTCTCGCGTATTCAGGAGTTACAACTTCGGATAACGCGCGTTCATAAAATAGCTTCAACTTATGGTTGATACCCTTTGAAAACACAACGACAGGATTTGGCTTTCGGCCACCATATAGAATTGATTCGTTTACTATTCTTAAAATGAGCTCTTTTAGTTCATCGTAATAGTATTCAGGAATATTTAAGCTGAAAGATACCGCACCATTACCTCTAGTTTTAAAGGGTATATTTGGATTTAACCTTACTAGATAAGGATAGTCAAGAAAGGATACTCCATTAACCCTATTGAGAGCCTCTGCTATCAAAGCCCCAGTATACGTTGTACACATTCCATGAGGAGAATCTACATCGTCTATGCCTATGATTAAGCGCATTTTATTTAGAAAAACCCTCCACAACAATCATGGTTAGTGTTGATCTGACCTTACCAAATCTTCTTATCCGCGACGTTACAATATCGCGTAAATGATCTATTTCGTCGACAGCAACTTTAACTACGATATCATATACTCCATATACAATATATGCTTCAACGACTTCGGGTATCGTTTTTAGATGCTCCAGAACCTCCTTTTCAGCCCCTATTTCTGTACTTATCAACACATAAGCAAGCTTCAACTTGTCATCACCAATAATAGTATCTTAATACAAAAAAATAAATCTTCGCGTTGTCATTACTGCACTGACAACAAAGTAAAAATTCTGGGGTTAGCCGATCGTAACCCACCTTCTGTTTTAGCGGAATCTGTCTAAGAGCCTACCCGAGCCTTCCCACGGACCTCATCGGCTCTGTTTGGCTCTGAACCCGCGGGGCGGCCGTTTCATCCTTTCCTACATTCTCGTCGACGGGTTATCTCCGTCCTGTTGCCAGGACGGTTCTCGGCTTAACGCCTCGGCCGTCTCATTCTCATGGAATGTAGGAGGTCTCGTTTCTGTGCCGTTGCCTAGGGTTTCCCCCAGCGCCTCGCAGCGCCACGGGTCCGTGGACGTGGTGGAGTTTCCTCAGGTTGCCCGTCGCCGTGGCAACCCGAGATCCGCCCGTCGGCTAACCCCCATATTTAGTTAACCACAAGATATTCTTAAGTTTATTTATTTTTTATGGTAGAGTGCGGGGGCCGGGATTCGAACCCGGGCAGGGCTTCCCCAGCGGAGATCTCATCTCGGCCCTATTTGCTCGAGATCCTAAGTCCGCCCCCTTTGACCTAGCTCGGGCACCCCCGCACCACTAATCTATTTGATAAGAAGTATATTTAAAAATTTACCTAGAACCTCGTGAGGTTGCTACGAAAACCCTCTTATTTCGGATAGATTTTAGTTATCTTACTCGTTTAGAATACAAGTAATTAAGTTTTCAATATTCGCCCAAGATTTTTCATCGTCGATACGTGATTTTATGTAATTTATCTTGCTCATTATAAGCTTATAAAAATCGCTGGTTATCATTTTTCTATTTAGCATTTCTTCTAATTCTTTTTGATCAATTATTTTCGCTTTTCCACTTGCTTCTGCAACAACATCGATTCCTAAGTCTACATACCAATAAATGCCTGAAGACTTCCTTTCAATTGGTAAATTTACGTTAACATACATTCCTTTTAAATCTCCCCTACAACTGTAATATACGTGTGGCAGGAAAATAGAGCCGACTTTAATATAGGAAAAAATAATATCTCCTTTTCTTTTTTCAATGCCTAAACCGTCATATAAGCCATTAGAACGGACTTCTCGTCTTATTTTAAGATACTGATCATTTTTCAGCACAATTTCACCATGTATTCTTATAATATTCCCGTTTACCCGTTCGTGCTCTAATATAATTTTATTTTCCACTGTGCTGTGTAATCTATTCCATGCTCTACTCTCGACACGAGATTTGTCGCAACAGTCAAGAACATACTCTAACCAATCAAAAACATCTGAACTTATATCTTGTAATGATTTAAAGTAATGATGCCCCTTTAACGTACTAACTATTTCATTCCTAATTCCATCAAGTTTAAGTTTATCTTCGAGTGAGAAAATGATTTCGAAAATTGCATCACCTTTGGACACGAAACATGGCGGTTCGTCTTCTAGCTTGGCAATTTTTAAAGCTTTCCTTTTTAAACTTTCGAGTTCGGCAATGATATCCTCGAATTTGCCAAAGTTTGCGTTGCTTCTCCAACGTATCCCCCAGTTTTCCAATTTTAAGAATGCACTAAGCGTCATCAACTCTTTTCTTCTATTCTTGTTTTTTATATGTCTGCTAAAGGTGACTCTACCGTATTGTATTAGTCTTGCATATTTTCCTGAAACAGCTATTCCATATCTCAATAATGGAGGCTCGGATAAAAATGGTTTTTTTACATGTACAAATACGATATCTCCTTCCCTTAACTTACCATTATATTCTAGAAAACCATAACCTCCTGGAATTTCAACAATCCATAAACCCCTTTCCTTTCTAAGTATTTTTCCTTTAAAACAATCATATATTCCATAGGAGTATTCTTTGAAGATACTACACGTAAAGGCTTTTTTAAAAATAGAAGCTAATTTTTTTACAGTTTCTTTATCTCCAATGATTACTATACCCTTTTTATCCTCTCTATCTTTTACAGTTACATCTGCTGGTATAGTTTCTCTTTTAAGAGAAAATCTTTTGGCAACTATCTCGCCTGGTTGAGTAATATTAAAACCGTTAGAAAGAAAAAGGTTAGTTAGTGCCGTGGCATATATGCCGCGTACTCTAATAAACATTTATTATTCCCTAATTCTAATCTCTGACCTGTTCCAGTAGACTTATCGCTTGCCATATAGCAGTTCGCGCGAAAAGGGGCATATTAGGATCTTGGGATACTTCATCTAAAACGCTTATAGCATTTGCTGCTCTTAGCCCCATAGATAATTCTTTTCTCTGTAGAATTTTTATTGCTTCGCTAGCTGCACGTCTAATGTTACGAGGAACCCCTGGGTCTTCGGCGACTCTCTGCAGAAGGATACTAGCTTGCTTGAACTGCTCAACTTCTTCACCCATTCACATCACCCCTTTTTGGGGGCTAAGTGATTTACAATACGAGAAATTTAAATTTTATCCTAAAATATAGGAGTATACTGATTAGCGTGATCATTCGGAAAGCAGATAAAAAAGACTTAAATGAAATATTTAAGATAGAAGTTTCGTCATTTAAAAATCCGTATCCTCGGCAATATTTAGAATTTTTAATGATAATAACTCCTGACTTTTTTCTAGTGGCAGAAGAAAACAATGAGATAATTGGCTATGTAGTCGGCATTATAAGAAAAAACAAAACTGGCCACATAGTATCTATAGCAGTTTCGCCGAAACATAGAAGAAAAAAGGTGGGTCAAAAGCTACTAGATGCTATACTTACAAAGTTTAAAAAACGAAAATTAATAAGAGTAAAGTTAGAGGTAAAAACTACTAATATCCCAGCTATCAGCCTCTATCTAAAAAACGGTTTCCAAATTGTAAAAAGAATAAAAGAGTATTATCCGAATGGGGAAGATTGCTATGTTATGGAAAAAGATTTATAAAATTTAATACGCCCCGGCCGGGATTTGAACCCGGGTTCTGGCGGGATCTGCGCTTAAAGCTTGACAGCCGCCCATACTCGACCTGGCTATACGACCGGGGCGTAGAGTAGGTTAAAGAACCTACAAAAAACACAAAGTCCACAAATTTAAGTTTTTCTGCCAAAATTAGCGTTAATTAAATAGAGAAGCCGTATACAGCCCATGCACGCATACGCCCAAGTCCACACCCAGCAAACACAACACCTCGGGCTATTGGGAGTGGCCAGCTCACGCCTCGGCCGAAGCCTCGGCGCTTACACCGCCACCCCATCAACCCTGTCTTCTACAGGTGCCCTCGTCCCGGTCCCGGAGAGTCGTCGCCGACCCCCAACGGACCGGGAATGGCCGCCTCGTCTCGGGGAGGGCTTCGGGCTTAGATGCCTTCAGCCCTTATCCCTTACGGCGTGGCTGCCCGGCGCTGCCCTGCCGGACAACCGGTAGACTAGAGGCCGCGGCCCGCCGTTCCTCTCGTACTGAGCGGACCTTCCCCTCAGGCGGCCAACACCCCCGACAGGTAGAGTCCGACCTGTCTCGCGACGGTCTAAACCCATCTCACGTTCCCCTTTAATGGGCGGGCAGCCCCATTCAAGGGGGAGAGCCGTGGCCGGATAAGTGTTTAACCAGGCTTACATCGTAATTTAAGGAAATTATATTTTTCAACAATCTTGGGGTGAATGGGGTTGAATATCTGAATGAATTTTTCGATGTTTTCCCATCCTCTTATCCTTACCTTATATATTGTTTTTCTATTCCCTTTTCCTAGATGTTTTGTTACTGTAACGTTTACTCCTTTTCTCTTGATGTATTCCGCAATGCTGTAAATGAGTTCTTTGTTTGTGTTCGCTACTTCCAAGACTATTCTGCATTTTTTATCTATATATACCGTTCCTTCAGCATCTGTCAGTCCTGTTACAAAGCTTTTAACTGGTTTTCTTTGTCTAATCTTTATTCTTTTCTGAATTTCCTCGTATAGGGATTTAGATGTTACTTGTAATCGGTAATAGTTCTTCTTTTTACGATAGATATGAGCATTTATCTTGAATATCTTTTGTATTATTGTTTTCAGTTCTTTAAGGTATTCATAGCTATTGTCGTATATGTAGATGTAGTGAGTGTTTCCTTGTCTATAGAGTGTTCCATCCCCTATTATTACTCCTGCTAAGTAGTTGTAGGTTGTTCTTATCCTACACATATTCACCCCTATTAGAGTAAGCAAACGTATTTAATGCAGTTCATATGTGATCGTGATAACTTTCGGCCACGGCTCTCCCCACCCTTGGGGGCTGCTGCACCCCCAGGATGGGAAGAGCCGACATCGATGTAGCAAACCGCGGGGTCGATGGGAGCTCTCGCCCGCGACGACTCTGTTATCCCCGGGGTAACTTTTCTGTCATGCCCGGCCCCCACCGGAGGGGGCACGAGCGTTCGCTAGGCCGCGGTTTCCCGGCCGGACCCGTTATGTTCCGGGGTCCGGTCAAGCCGGCTTTTGCCCTTGCACTCTACGGCGGAGCTCTGACCCGCCTGAGCCGACCTTTGGGCGCCCGTGTTACCTTTTCGCGGGCGTGCCGCCCCAGCCAAACCGCCCACCTGACGCTGTCCCCCCGGGTTCTCCCCGGGGGTAAGGCCTCCGGGCTGCGGTGAGTGGTGTTTCATTGGCGCCTCCCCCACCCCCGGAGGGGTGGGTTCACTGGCTCCCACCTACGCTACGCACCGCAGCCCGGAGGCCAACGCCAGGCTGCGGTAAAGCTCCACGGGGTCTTATCGCCCTGCGGGGGGTTGCCGGCCTGTGCACCGGCTCCGTGTATTCACGGGGCCCCGGGCCAGGACAGTGGGGACCTCGTTGATCCATTCATGCGCGCCGGAACTCACCCGGCAAGGCATTTGGCTACCTTTCTCCCGGGAGGTCCCGCCGCCTGGCGATATGTGAATTAATAATTGTGATTATTTCTTCAAGACTCCTTTTTCTACGAGCTTTTGAGCTGAGGCTTGATAATTCATATGCTTTAGAAACCAGTTCTTTGAGTTTAATATGGTTTTTATGTAGCCCTTTACTGAGTGAAAGAACTATTTCTCTGAACATTAGGTATTGTTCTTTCTTTATACTTAGCAGCTCTATATAATTATCAAGGAACGGAATTAATTTCTCGGTGAGTTCAGCCATATTATCTATTATGAGTAAGTATAGGTGTTTTTGTCCAGACTTCCTGATTATTCTTCCTGCATTGATTATTTTGCTTATTAGTTCTAATGGTTCCTTTTTTGCTTGTGTAATGCTGAATACTGGGTCTAGCCTTACTCCGTATGCTAGGTCTTTTTGAATTTTTATACTTACTGAGAAACTGGCTTCTGCATCTATGAATCCCAACACATAACCAATTATTAGGTCTTTGTTCATTTCCTAACCCCTGGCTACCAATTTACAGCCAGGAGCTAATAAGCTTTACTTTTAGCCAGGCGGCGAGATTCTCCCGTTAAGAGAGTCAGAGTTACTCCCGGCCTTCAGCGGCGCTTCGCCGGGTTGTACCCCGGTTTCACGGACCGCCAGTGGCCAGGATTCAGCCCCCGTACACACCCTTTCGGGCTTGCGGGGACCTATGTTTTTATTAAACAGTCAGGCCCCCCTAGGCACTGCGACCCGCGGTCCAGAGGGTTTGCCTCCAGACCGCGGGCACCCCTTCTCC
Proteins encoded in this window:
- a CDS encoding MBL fold metallo-hydrolase; the protein is MVLKRRKKQTKIKILGAGREVGRSAIMIEHKDTRLLFDYGVAIGKEEPSFPLHVSPKSLDAVFLTHAHLDHSGALPFLYISEAKPLYTTVLTLEFSSILIRDFLKISKFYVPFEMIELENMVRHVKLVNYGESISIKDAEIEVIDAGHIPGSCMFKIRLDGLNILYTGDYNTTNTCLLKGADLNVLKDVDILITEGTYANFDHPSRDKIEKIFVEKLKEVLDNGGTVLIPAFAVGRSQEIMCVLAKYDIGYPIYIDGMARAIAELMYHYREYLGNPELFEEAFKRVKIISGWQMRKRAIKRPSIIISPAGMLKGGASVFYMEKIFDNPKNAVFFVSYLIEETPARRIIEEGVFSTRKGVGPVRARIEWFDFSSHISRKGLCDVINALSQHAKIILVHSSEDEGENFISSCIKNTGLKVYFPENGKELIFEK
- a CDS encoding DUF1743 domain-containing protein: MRLIIGIDDVDSPHGMCTTYTGALIAEALNRVNGVSFLDYPYLVRLNPNIPFKTRGNGAVSFSLNIPEYYYDELKELILRIVNESILYGGRKPNPVVVFSKGINHKLKLFYERALSEVVTPEYARKLAERLGIDYFVLRGNDRGIVGALAAIGAHPLHEYTFELLVYRNPRQIKDRKVSYEKIKVLDRKFREVLFANIDFSTDRLLVVPHGPDPVLLGIRSVNPIVLNQIAKNMIDELGDAERWIIYKTNQGTGAHLRKHKNIASLKPYDSCKITGSVLVFPTILRGGHVKVKIRDESGEVDCIFYKETIFLNRVARLLMPGDFVEIGGGVRPASSKHGLTVNAETLRIKKLVLREEIRNPRCPNCNYRMKSAGKNKGFKCPKCGFKSKTITKEKILKARILEPGLYLSSPSAYRHLSKPKRLLGVKLGDERYIINIWHFP
- a CDS encoding Lrp/AsnC ligand binding domain-containing protein, with amino-acid sequence MKLAYVLISTEIGAEKEVLEHLKTIPEVVEAYIVYGVYDIVVKVAVDEIDHLRDIVTSRIRRFGKVRSTLTMIVVEGFSK
- a CDS encoding DUF402 domain-containing protein yields the protein MFIRVRGIYATALTNLFLSNGFNITQPGEIVAKRFSLKRETIPADVTVKDREDKKGIVIIGDKETVKKLASIFKKAFTCSIFKEYSYGIYDCFKGKILRKERGLWIVEIPGGYGFLEYNGKLREGDIVFVHVKKPFLSEPPLLRYGIAVSGKYARLIQYGRVTFSRHIKNKNRRKELMTLSAFLKLENWGIRWRSNANFGKFEDIIAELESLKRKALKIAKLEDEPPCFVSKGDAIFEIIFSLEDKLKLDGIRNEIVSTLKGHHYFKSLQDISSDVFDWLEYVLDCCDKSRVESRAWNRLHSTVENKIILEHERVNGNIIRIHGEIVLKNDQYLKIRREVRSNGLYDGLGIEKRKGDIIFSYIKVGSIFLPHVYYSCRGDLKGMYVNVNLPIERKSSGIYWYVDLGIDVVAEASGKAKIIDQKELEEMLNRKMITSDFYKLIMSKINYIKSRIDDEKSWANIENLITCILNE
- a CDS encoding UPF0147 family protein encodes the protein MGEEVEQFKQASILLQRVAEDPGVPRNIRRAASEAIKILQRKELSMGLRAANAISVLDEVSQDPNMPLFARTAIWQAISLLEQVRD
- the rimI gene encoding ribosomal protein S18-alanine N-acetyltransferase codes for the protein MIIRKADKKDLNEIFKIEVSSFKNPYPRQYLEFLMIITPDFFLVAEENNEIIGYVVGIIRKNKTGHIVSIAVSPKHRRKKVGQKLLDAILTKFKKRKLIRVKLEVKTTNIPAISLYLKNGFQIVKRIKEYYPNGEDCYVMEKDL